The following proteins are co-located in the Gossypium hirsutum isolate 1008001.06 chromosome A02, Gossypium_hirsutum_v2.1, whole genome shotgun sequence genome:
- the LOC107951562 gene encoding uncharacterized protein, protein MGKAVKKAIYQYLRSPNCRKRRCLWDALKANFLGNGYHWMVVGDFNALLASSEKKGGRVSGKRYSYFGNFVDSTGVHDFGFKCAPFTCCRSGVYERLDRAIENYVWLVSFPNYFVTHLSRLIADHRPLVLTLQPMLHSVMGSPFRFLARWIEHWKFFYFVKKNGNFNGSMFNTVANFTNQLKEWNKQVYGHIGFRKKKAASKA, encoded by the exons ATGGGAAAAGCCGTGAAGAAGGCTATTTACCAGTATTTGCG TAGCCCTAATTGTCGTAAACGGAGGTGTCTTTGGGATGCTTTAAAGGCGAATTTTTTGGGTAATGGCTATCATTGGATGGTAGTTGGAGATTTTAACGCACTTTTAGCCTCCAGTGAAAAGAAGGGTGGGCGAGTTAGTGGAAAAAGATATTCTTATTTTGGGAACTTTGTAGATTCGACAGGGGTTCATGATTTTGGATTCAAATGTGCTCCATTCACGTGTTGTAGAAGTGGAGTCTATGAACGACTTGACAGAGCTATCGAAAATTATGTGTGGCTTGTGTCTTTCCCAAATTATTTTGTGACTCACCTCTCCAGACTCATAGCTGATCACAGGCCTTTGGTCTTGACTCTTCAACCTATGCTTCATTCTGTTATGGGATCACCTTTTCGTTTTCTGGCAAGATGGATTGAACACTggaaatttttttactttgttaagAAGAATGGGAACTTTAATGGCTCGATGTTCAATACAGTGGCAAACTTTACGAATCAACTAAAAGAGTGGAACAAACAGGTATATGGTCACATTGGGTTTCGAAAAAAAAAGGCTGCTTCAAAAGCTTAA
- the LOC107951564 gene encoding xanthine dehydrogenase 1 isoform X2 has protein sequence MISHYDRKTKKCMHYAVNACLAPLYSVEGMHVITVEGVGNHKCGLHPIQESLARSHGSQCGFCTPGFIMSLYALLRSSETPPTEEQIEESLAGNLCRCTGYRPIVVLMSILLSIFLPWTRPFEYVKEFNQAHRRDDDIAIVNAGMCVCLQEKSEEWVISDASVAYGGVAPLSLCAIKTRLRKQFISQPKWNA, from the exons ATGATTTCTCATTACGATAGAAAGACAAAGAAATGCAT GCATTATGCTGTCAATGCCTGCTTGGCTCCTCTTTATTCTGTAGAAGGAATGCATGTTATTACAGTGGAGGGAGTTGGGAACCACAAATGTGGCTTGCACCCCATACAA GAATCATTGGCACGTTCTCACGGCTCCCAATGTGGATTTTGCACCCCTGGATTTATCATGTCATTGTATGCATTATTGCGGTCTAGTGAAACACCTCCTACTGAAGAGCAAATTGAAGAATCTCTTGCTGGAAACTTATGTCGTTGTACTGGTTACAGACCGATTGTTGTTCTTATGTCAATATTATTGTCAATATTCTTACCTTGGACTAGGCCCTTTGAATATGTCAAAGAATTTAACCAGGCACATAGAAGGGATGATGATATTGCCATTGTGAATGCTGGAATGTGTGTCTGTCTGCAGGAGAAAAGTGAAGAATGGGTTATTTCAGATGCATCAGTTGCTTATGGCGGGGTGGCACCACTCTCTTTATGTGCAATTAAAACA AGGCTGCGAAAGCAGTTCATAAGCCAACCAAAGTGGAATGCTTGA
- the LOC107951564 gene encoding xanthine dehydrogenase 1 isoform X4 has protein sequence MISHYDRKTKKCMHYAVNACLAPLYSVEGMHVITVEGVGNHKCGLHPIQESLARSHGSQCGFCTPGFIMSLYALLRSSETPPTEEQIEESLAGNLCRCTGYRPIVVLMSILLSIFLPWTRPFEYVKEFNQAHRRDDDIAIVNAGMCVCLQEKSEEWVISDASVAYGGVAPLSLCAIKTE, from the exons ATGATTTCTCATTACGATAGAAAGACAAAGAAATGCAT GCATTATGCTGTCAATGCCTGCTTGGCTCCTCTTTATTCTGTAGAAGGAATGCATGTTATTACAGTGGAGGGAGTTGGGAACCACAAATGTGGCTTGCACCCCATACAA GAATCATTGGCACGTTCTCACGGCTCCCAATGTGGATTTTGCACCCCTGGATTTATCATGTCATTGTATGCATTATTGCGGTCTAGTGAAACACCTCCTACTGAAGAGCAAATTGAAGAATCTCTTGCTGGAAACTTATGTCGTTGTACTGGTTACAGACCGATTGTTGTTCTTATGTCAATATTATTGTCAATATTCTTACCTTGGACTAGGCCCTTTGAATATGTCAAAGAATTTAACCAGGCACATAGAAGGGATGATGATATTGCCATTGTGAATGCTGGAATGTGTGTCTGTCTGCAGGAGAAAAGTGAAGAATGGGTTATTTCAGATGCATCAGTTGCTTATGGCGGGGTGGCACCACTCTCTTTATGTGCAATTAAAACA GAATAG
- the LOC107951564 gene encoding xanthine dehydrogenase 1 isoform X3, translating into MHNLYKTNALKTYFRHYAVNACLAPLYSVEGMHVITVEGVGNHKCGLHPIQESLARSHGSQCGFCTPGFIMSLYALLRSSETPPTEEQIEESLAGNLCRCTGYRPIVVLMSILLSIFLPWTRPFEYVKEFNQAHRRDDDIAIVNAGMCVCLQEKSEEWVISDASVAYGGVAPLSLCAIKTE; encoded by the exons ATGCAT AATCTATATAAGACAAATGCTTTGAAAACTTATTTCAGGCATTATGCTGTCAATGCCTGCTTGGCTCCTCTTTATTCTGTAGAAGGAATGCATGTTATTACAGTGGAGGGAGTTGGGAACCACAAATGTGGCTTGCACCCCATACAA GAATCATTGGCACGTTCTCACGGCTCCCAATGTGGATTTTGCACCCCTGGATTTATCATGTCATTGTATGCATTATTGCGGTCTAGTGAAACACCTCCTACTGAAGAGCAAATTGAAGAATCTCTTGCTGGAAACTTATGTCGTTGTACTGGTTACAGACCGATTGTTGTTCTTATGTCAATATTATTGTCAATATTCTTACCTTGGACTAGGCCCTTTGAATATGTCAAAGAATTTAACCAGGCACATAGAAGGGATGATGATATTGCCATTGTGAATGCTGGAATGTGTGTCTGTCTGCAGGAGAAAAGTGAAGAATGGGTTATTTCAGATGCATCAGTTGCTTATGGCGGGGTGGCACCACTCTCTTTATGTGCAATTAAAACA GAATAG
- the LOC107951564 gene encoding xanthine dehydrogenase 1 isoform X1: MHNLYKTNALKTYFRHYAVNACLAPLYSVEGMHVITVEGVGNHKCGLHPIQESLARSHGSQCGFCTPGFIMSLYALLRSSETPPTEEQIEESLAGNLCRCTGYRPIVVLMSILLSIFLPWTRPFEYVKEFNQAHRRDDDIAIVNAGMCVCLQEKSEEWVISDASVAYGGVAPLSLCAIKTRLRKQFISQPKWNA; encoded by the exons ATGCAT AATCTATATAAGACAAATGCTTTGAAAACTTATTTCAGGCATTATGCTGTCAATGCCTGCTTGGCTCCTCTTTATTCTGTAGAAGGAATGCATGTTATTACAGTGGAGGGAGTTGGGAACCACAAATGTGGCTTGCACCCCATACAA GAATCATTGGCACGTTCTCACGGCTCCCAATGTGGATTTTGCACCCCTGGATTTATCATGTCATTGTATGCATTATTGCGGTCTAGTGAAACACCTCCTACTGAAGAGCAAATTGAAGAATCTCTTGCTGGAAACTTATGTCGTTGTACTGGTTACAGACCGATTGTTGTTCTTATGTCAATATTATTGTCAATATTCTTACCTTGGACTAGGCCCTTTGAATATGTCAAAGAATTTAACCAGGCACATAGAAGGGATGATGATATTGCCATTGTGAATGCTGGAATGTGTGTCTGTCTGCAGGAGAAAAGTGAAGAATGGGTTATTTCAGATGCATCAGTTGCTTATGGCGGGGTGGCACCACTCTCTTTATGTGCAATTAAAACA AGGCTGCGAAAGCAGTTCATAAGCCAACCAAAGTGGAATGCTTGA